A DNA window from Arachis hypogaea cultivar Tifrunner chromosome 18, arahy.Tifrunner.gnm2.J5K5, whole genome shotgun sequence contains the following coding sequences:
- the LOC112772283 gene encoding xyloglucan endotransglucosylase/hydrolase protein 31 yields the protein MPSLLSSSLLQMLPLLFSLIISLMLCGIIADESPPSPGYYPSSQVSSVAFDQAYRNLWGPQHQRLDQSGSLTIWLDSYSGSGFKSIRPYRSGYFGAAIKLQSGYTAGVITCLYLSNNQDYPGDHDEVDIEFLGTIPGKQYVLQTNVFMRGSGDKNNVIGREMRFHLWFDPTQDFHHYAILWTPTDIIFLVDDVPIRNYPRKNDATFPERAMYVYGSIWDASSWATENGKYKADYKYQPFIGRYKDFKLQGCTTQSSSSCQPPSPSPPGYNSLSPQQYNAMQWVQNNYLVYDYCRDPNRDHTLTPEC from the exons ATGCCATCATTGCTTTCCTCTTCTCTCCTTCAAATGCTTCCTCTTCTATTCTCTCTTATAATCTCACTCATGCTTTGTGGAATCATTGCTGATGAGTCTCCACCTTCACCTGGCTACTACCCTAGTTCCCAAGTTAGTTCTGTTGCCTTTGATCAAGCTTATAGAAACCTTTGGGGACCTCAGCACCAAAGACTAGACCAATCTGGCTCACTAACTATTTGGCTTGACTCTTACTCTG GAAGTGGATTCAAGTCAATCCGGCCGTATCGATCCGGATACTTTGGTGCTGCCATTAAGCTTCAATCTGGTTACACTGCAGGAGTGATTACATGTCTCTAT CTTTCAAACAACCAAGACTACCCAGGAGACCATGATGAAGTGGACATTGAGTTCCTTGGTACCATCCCAGGTAAGCAATATGTGCTGCAGACAAATGTGTTCATGAGAGGAAGCGGAGACAAGAATAATGTGATAGGAAGAGAGATGAGGTTTCACCTTTGGTTCGATCCAACACAAGATTTTCACCACTATGCTATTCTATGGACACCCACTGACATCAT ATTTTTGGTGGACGATGTTCCAATAAGGAATTACCCAAGAAAGAATGATGCAACATTCCCTGAAAGAGCAATGTACGTGTACGGATCAATATGGGATGCATCATCATGGGCCACAGAGAATGGTAAATACAAAGCTGATTACAAATACCAACCATTCATTGGAAGATACAAAGATTTCAAGCTCCAAGGTTGCACCACTCAATCTTCCTCCTCATGCCAGCCACCCTCACCTTCACCACCTGGCTACAATTCACTAAGTCCTCAACAGTATAATGCAATGCAATGGGTCCAAAACAATTACTTGGTCTATGACTATTGCCGTGATCCCAATAGAGACCATACCCTTACTCCAGAAtgctaa